The Miscanthus floridulus cultivar M001 chromosome 6, ASM1932011v1, whole genome shotgun sequence genomic interval acaataaaactccaactgtaagtgttagctactatgtgggttttactaaacatctcgccaaaatttaacatttgtacccacaactatttgagagtatttattatttcttactcaccatgaggcctataaatctttgcacaattgcaaaacattctcaactcaattccagtgatctatatctggactggacttctgccaaaacatcccggatacatgaactatgtcagggtaagttcttacttataagcactcattaagcttccaacagctgaagcatataggacgtcctttcgatctcacattggttcttggaacactgaaagttcccaaaactattacccttgactttAGGAACAGACGcaggtttattcacatatatactttatttctttagaatcttctctaagtatacactggagatagtctatataaggattgtatatattgatgatcttaacaaacttggtattcaaaaattttcaatttgagacaatctagggttccgaaaactagtttgtaggcatcgaaatttaaaaatcacaaatttgaaccgtctaaactttctcaaatggaaagttgaccaaaacaacaattgtagatctttttgagtttaataaacttggcattcaaaactttttaattagAACTAAGCTTGGCTAcgacgtaagcaatcccaactatcactaaacaaactaaaactacaatgcacttcagtaacataataatttcgtgatcgtacgcaactaaaacagacaaatcattcttctgttgaatattaataagcttctcctgctgactcactgcctcatcagcagcagccgctacctcaagcgcacctaaattctgcacgtatgtagcataatcttcctctcagtaccaaccatcgcatccattgcccttccactgaaattaaagccaaaaaatatttagtcaaaaatattcaagaaaagcagatcaattagccataattataaaatacgtaagaaactcacatcgtgatccgggcacttgtagaaaacacgacccttgttgggtccctgtctcttgactcggtactccatcataatcttctgcTTCCACTTGccacagataatgagagggagttctggcctcagtcgtttcgcaaccgaacgagaggccgaggatccggtaccagttgtcatctactttctatacttatttttgcaaactagtgtaaatttcatattttctaaaatgatatatttaaacaaaactagtacggatttcacatgtttcaataaataaccatccgtactagttaaccttgcttacgtgatcatctcggccagcatttctccaccggacgacaccatacttggccaaggaagagctctgattctacgagaaagggaacacggtcttccacgaccgttgccgctctccctcgtagaatcaaagctcctccttgacgtccgttaccgctcggcagagaacatgttggccgagctgaacacggtctgcaagttcaactagtacaaattttctataattttctaactatttactaagtttttcatttcatggaaaatttaattctaaaaaaaggcatgatttctaagcagttcatttaatggaaaaaataattctaagtgacctgctcaatATTGGCGAGCtcacggacgtttaggttgccgaggatagtaacatttatagatgacatttataggtctgaagttatcaaatatccatcaaattatagctcaaaaacatgtttcaataaataaccatccgtactagttgaccttgcttacgtgaccaactcggcgagcatttctccaccggacgacaccgtacttggccaaggaagagctccgattctacgagaaagggaacacggtcttccacgaccgttgccgctctccctcgtagaatcaaagctcctccttgacgtccgttaccgctcggcagagaacatgctcgctgacctaaacatggtccgcaagttcaactagtacggattttctacaattttctaactattttctaagtttttcatttcatgaaaaatttaattctaaaaaataaaggcatgatttctaagtatttcatttcatggaaaaaataattctaagtgagcTGCTCGATATCagcgagctcgtgggcgtttaggttgccgaggatagtaacatttgtagatgatatttgtaggtctgaagttatcaaatatccatcaaattatagctcaaaaacatatttcaataaataaccatccgtactagctGACCTtgtttacgtgatcatctcggcgagtatttctccaccggacggcatcgTACttgaccaaggaagagctccgattctacgagaaagggaacacggtcttccacgaccgttgtcgctctccctcgtagaatcaaagctcctccttgacgtccgttaccgctcggcagagaacatgcttgccgagctgaacacgatccgcaagttcaactagtacggattttctacaattttctaagtttttcatttcatggaaaaattaattctaagatcacgtaagccaccggggacgaggatgacgcgtgctccagcgaggacgagcgaggcgtgattttgatgaactaatttaacttttgtttatccaaacatatatgcaaatcatcatgtcattttgagctaaaaatgacatataaaatcataataaagtccaacatataaagttacgcatgcatctatattgtaaaataagataagctactgataaaacataagagaattaagtttgttacctccaaaatcaaagagcaacaccaatggaggaggagagagcaagaacaacagcaagctgaagaacagaggcagtgagtttgaatggaatggctcgggctcggggaggaagaaatgagctgaattataggccaggataattagtcccggttaggggtccaaaccgggactaaagattaatctttattcccggggcatcacccaaaccgggactaaaagctttagtcccgattggtaataccagccgggactaaagatccctgccccacggacgaccgttgggcagggacctttagtcccggttagtattaccaaccgggactaaagggtcttttagtctcggagacaaaaaaaaaaaaaaataccgaggctaatgctaaattgggacatcgttctaaagtctgttctctagtagtgtgtgTCGAAATAACGACATGTCGACATGTTTATTCAACACTCTTGTTTAATGCTACATGGAATTACATCATTAACAAAAGCGGATTCGATATTCTGAAGTTATTAATGCTAATCCCAATGTTCCAATGCGTAGTTTTCCATTGCCACGTTCCAGACATATTCAGTTCCCGCGCATCACGGGGCAGCCTGAGCCTGAAGCTGGCGCGCCATCAGCAGCAGGGGCGCTCAAGAAGCTGGCGAGGAAGTTGCCGCGCTCGTAGAAGTACTCTGACTTCTCCACCTTCATTTCCTCGTCAACCTACCATCACATTCACAATGTCGCATAAAGATTTAGTTCGTGATCTGTCTGAACTCTCAGAAAGTGCAGCAGCGAATGCGAAGGCAAATTGCAAATGCAGGGAGGGAAGCAGCGATGCTGCCTGTAAAAACTGGCATACATGGAAGATGCAGACGCCGATGAACTCGACGCGCTGGCCGTGTGGCGGGTGTCCCTTGAAGGGCCCCTCCATGTACCCCCAGTGGCGGAACTTGAAGGCGATCTTGGGCGGGCCGCTATAGACGTCGAGCACCTCGATGGCGAACCCCCTCGGGAAGGCCGTCTTGAAGATGTCCATGGCGGACTCCGGACTCTCGCTGTCCGGGTCGTAGATGCGGTGCTCCGGGGGCAGCGTGGTGCGCAGGAAATTGTTGTAGCCGCCGATGGCCATCACCTCGGCCCGGGTCAGAACACTCAACCCTGCCGGCATGTGCATTGGCAGCGCATGTCACGGTGTCAATGGAGGGAGATTCAGATGGGAAGGGAAGGACGAGTGGTGTCGCTCGATCACTCACCGTTGGTGCTGGTGCTGTACTTCTCCGAGTTGACGGTCTTCTGGTCCTCGGGGCGCACCTTGTGCACCAGCTCCATCTCCCAGCTCTTGAGCAGCCGCTGCACCTTCTCCTCCAGCGAGCCCTCGGGCCACACCTGAGTCCTCTCCTCCTCGAAGAGCTTGTTGACCTCGTCGTAGTTGGGCGGGGCGCCGTACCTCCACACGGTGTTCTTCTCGCTCTCGCCGTGGATGAAGGACCGGTACTTGTCTTCTCCCACTTCGGCGGCCgccattgctgctgctgctgctgctgatggcaGGCTTACCGCCTCTTGCGTCTTGCGTCGGCAGGTGAAGGGACACCGGCCTTGCTAGTATTTGGTAGCCGATGGAGTAGGGCGGGTGTCAAGTGTGTCTCCCTTATACCCTACTTATATTGTGAGATGAGAGTGAGATGGCGATGTGTAGGAGAAAAAATGTAATATTATCTTGCGGTGGAAGTCGTTGCCATACGAAGTAAAAATATATATCTTAAATGAATGAAAAATGAAAATCTGAAGTCACGAGGAGGCTCAGCTTGTCCCTGTCGCCAACTCGCAGCGAGCTACCTCTCGTTGTCTGCTTGTTCGTAGTAGCTCTGGCCAAGAAGTGGGGAAATGCTGCGTAATTTCCATGGCGGCTATTCAAGCAAGACTCGCGCGCTCCCTATTTCTATTATATGTCTCTGCGGTCAAAAGATGTACTAGTAGTGGAGTGGTTTTCGGTAGTGTGCGGGCACGAGGATGCTACGCAGGCCCTATCAGGTCTGGGAGCAGTTAGGTGGGCATGTGTGTGTGTGAGGTCATCACTGACGGCATGAGCTGCGATAAATAAAATAGCAGCCCCGTTCTTTCTGCCGGCCCAGAGTTTTTAAAGAAGCCCCGGTCTTTCTGAGTTTTTAAAGATCCGGTGGCTTAGGAGGTGTCATGTGAGGATACGGggtgtttagatattaataaaaaaataaattataaaatccaTCGAcattccacgagacgaatttattaaacctaattaatccgacattagcatatatttactgtagcactatattgtcaaattatagactaattaggtttaaaagattcgtgtTGTAAATTAATCGCAAattatacaattagttttataattaacctatatttaatacttcatatatatatatatatattctgatGAGGCAGTGACCCAAGTTTAGCACCCTTTTAATGTCGAAATCCTTAAATCCCGTGGTACTGATAGCAGCCGTCGTGCGCGGATGCTGTGCAGGCGGCCGTGCCACCTGCCACGCTCGTCTCACGGGCCAGGCCGGCCTGAGCAACCACGAGGCTGGGCGGTGTGTTGGGCTGCCGGCCGGAACGAACCTAGTTTTCCCTCCACCCACCCGTGCGCCCACAGACGCTCGCTCGTGCCTCCAGCTGTGGGCCGCGTTCGCTCCAGCGGATGGACCATGCTCATTCAGGCGTGGGCCGCTCGCTCCAGCGTCCGTTCGACCTGGTCGAATCGGAAGATTTGTGGCCCTACAGACCTCGCGGTCTCACCCGTCATTAGCAGAAAGGACCTGTTTGGATGGACGCCTCCCATGGAGGAGCATCACCAGACACATCCATCTCGACCCCGACTGAGAACGCTGCCTACGCCAGGCGGCTCAATGGGAGGAGCAAACCAAACACGCCCAAAGTGTCATGGTACCAAACTACCATGTCAGAATTTTAGgtatttagttttttttaaagaaTTTCACATTTAGTTTAGAGATCACTAAAAAACAATAAtagaccaaaaaaaaaaacatcaaaagTTGTTATGACATATACAGTATTTAGATACAAGCCCTACTAGAGACAAGAGAAAATTTGGTCATGGCCAAATCACGGCATGACCAAATTTTTGTCATGTTAGATGTGTTTGGATGGTGACCGTGTTAAAACATGGCCATCGTTGAAAAAAATTGTTGTTTGTTTGGTAACCATGATAGTTTTTGTCATACCTGAGTATGACAAGTAGGGTCCATGTAACTTTTTTTTTCATCAAATCATAGGCATGTGAGATCATATTTTGTAAACAAATTAAAATCATAAGGAACATTATGGTGACAACATATTATATACCGGGTATGTTGCAAGTTTAAGAAACCTCAAATAACGAATCAGTGCCATGTCAACTCAGAATTTGGCATGCATGTCTGCCAAAGTGGGGCAGCCAATTTGCTGGCCATTCTATGGGCCGACAGGGGCTATTTGTTGTAGCAAACATCGGCCAAATTTTCTGGGGCCAGATAATTATGGGCCCGGATCCAAACAGTAGCCACGTTTTCTGGGTTTGCTGAAGATTGGCTTCGCTGTCATTTGCCTAAAATCAAACACGCGGTGGCGCCAATGTCCATTGGTGGCAAGGCCTGCCTACACGGACGTTATGTGGCATGACTTCATACAGACCGAGGCACCGAGCTTAGTGCTAAATAGTCTGGCGCCGAGGCCTAACTACTGCAGAGCTCTAACCATGGCTGCATGAACCTAGTCT includes:
- the LOC136457974 gene encoding pathogen-related protein-like, with translation MAAAEVGEDKYRSFIHGESEKNTVWRYGAPPNYDEVNKLFEEERTQVWPEGSLEEKVQRLLKSWEMELVHKVRPEDQKTVNSEKYSTSTNGLSVLTRAEVMAIGGYNNFLRTTLPPEHRIYDPDSESPESAMDIFKTAFPRGFAIEVLDVYSGPPKIAFKFRHWGYMEGPFKGHPPHGQRVEFIGVCIFHVDEEMKVEKSEYFYERGNFLASFLSAPAADGAPASGSGCPVMRGN